One genomic region from Apteryx mantelli isolate bAptMan1 chromosome 7, bAptMan1.hap1, whole genome shotgun sequence encodes:
- the SCD gene encoding stearoyl-CoA desaturase gives MPAHLLQEEEFSSTCTTTTVGTVTSRVTRNGDAVMEKDLLNHEDLAGDRGMIDDLFDETYHEKEGPKPPVRYVWRNIILMSLLHLGGILGLMLIPYAKIQTLAWAALCFLVSAVGITAGSHRLWSHRSYKATLPLRIFLTFANSMAFQNDIYEWVRDHRVHHKFSETDADPHNAKRGFFFSHIGWLLVRKHPDVIEKGQKLDLSDIRADKVVMFQRRYYKPSIVLLCFTMPTVVPWYFWEESLIISFFIPAILRYVLGLNATWLVNSAAHMFGNRPYDQNINPRENTLVSLGALGEGFHNYHHTFPYDYSTSEFGWHFNFTTAFIDLMCLLGLASDRKKVSKEVILARKMRTGDGSHKSG, from the exons atgCCTGCGCACTTGCTGCAGGAGGAG GAGTTCTCCTCCACTTGCACCACAACCACTGTTGGCACCGTCACCTCTCGGGTGACCAGGAATGGGGATGCCGTCATGGAGAAGGACTTACTCAATCATGAGGACTTGGCAGGAGACCGGGGCATGATAGATGATCTCTTTGATGAGACCTACCATGAGAAGGAGGGCCCCAAACCCCCCGTGAGATATGTCTGGAGGAATATCATCCTCATGAGCCTGCTGCATTTGGGGGGCATATTGGGGTTGATGCTGATACCTTATGCAAAGATCCAGACCTTGGCATGGG CCGCTCTCTGTTTCCTGGTGAGTGCTGTGGGGATAACAGCTGGATCTCACCGCCTCTGGAGCCATCGGTCCTACAAAGCCACACTGCCCCTGCGGATCTTCTTGACCTTTGCAAACTCCATGGCCTTCCAG AATGACATCTATGAGTGGGTCCGAGACCACCGTGTCCACCACAAGTTCTCCGAGACAGATGCGGATCCTCACAATGCCAAGCggggcttttttttctcccacattgGCTGGCTGCTGGTGCGCAAGCACCCTGATGTCATCGAGAAGGGCCAGAAACTCGACCTGAGCGACATCAGGGCTGACAAAGTGGTGATGTTCCAACGGAG GTACTACAAGCCCTCGATAGTGCTGCTGTGCTTCACTATGCCTACTGTAGTGCCCTGGTACTTCTGGGAGGAATCTCTCATCATCAGCTTCTTCATTCCAGCCATCCTGCGCTATGTCCTAGGGCTCAATGCCACCTGGTTAGTGAACAGCGCTGCTCACATGTTTGGCAACCGGCCATATGATCAGAACATCAACCCACGAGAGAACACCCTGGTCAGCCTGGGAGCCCTAG gagaaGGCTTCCACAACTACCACCACACCTTCCCCTACGACTACTCCACCAGTGAGTTTGGCTGGCACTTCAACTTTACAACAGCCTTCATTGACCTCATGTGCCTCCTGGGGCTGGCCAGCGATCGCAAGAAGGTCTCCAAGGAAGTCATCCTGGCTCGGAAAATGCGGACTGGAGATGGAAGTCACAAGAgtggctga